One segment of Panthera leo isolate Ple1 chromosome A3, P.leo_Ple1_pat1.1, whole genome shotgun sequence DNA contains the following:
- the MCFD2 gene encoding multiple coagulation factor deficiency protein 2 isoform X1, which translates to MGGQRGARMRTARRGGEGEEKRCKDGGWRGSCWEASRLRKTAWKRGAARVPATMRSLRLLRTPFLCGLLWAFCAPGARAEEPGASFSHPGSVGLDKNTVHDQEHIMEHLEGVINKPEAEMSPQELQLHYFKMHDYDGNNLLDGLELSTAITHVHKEEANEQAPPMSEAELINLIDGVLRDDDKNNDGYIDYAEFAKSLQ; encoded by the exons ATGGGCGGCCAGAGGGGAGCGCGCATGCGCACAgcgcggcggggcggggagggcgagGAAAAGCGTTGCAAGGACGGGGGCTGGCGAGGCTCATGCTGGGAGGCTTCGCGTCTGAGGAAAACTGCTTGGAAACGGGGTGCAGCGAGG GTGCCGGCGACCATGAGATCTCTGCGGCTGCTCAGAACCCCCTTCCTGTGTGGTCTGCTCTGGGCCTTCTGTGCTCCAGGTGCCAGGGCTGAGGAGCCTGGGGCCAGCTTCTCCCATCCTGGCAGCGTGGGCCTGGATAAGAATACAGTGCACGACCAAGA GCATATCATGGAGCATCTAGAAGGTGTCATCAACAAACCAGAGGCGGAGATGTCCCCACAAGAACTGCAGCTCCATTATTTCAAAATGCATGATTATGATGGCAATAATTTGCTTGATGGCCTGGAGCTGTCCACAGCCATCACTCACGTCCATAAGGAG GAAGCGAATGAACAGGCACCACCAATGAGTGAAGCCGAACTGATTAATCTAATAGATGGTGTTTTGAGAGACGATGACAAAAACAATGATGGATACATTGACTATGCGGAATTTGCAAAATCACTGCAGTAG
- the MCFD2 gene encoding multiple coagulation factor deficiency protein 2 isoform X2 produces MRSLRLLRTPFLCGLLWAFCAPGARAEEPGASFSHPGSVGLDKNTVHDQEHIMEHLEGVINKPEAEMSPQELQLHYFKMHDYDGNNLLDGLELSTAITHVHKEEANEQAPPMSEAELINLIDGVLRDDDKNNDGYIDYAEFAKSLQ; encoded by the exons ATGAGATCTCTGCGGCTGCTCAGAACCCCCTTCCTGTGTGGTCTGCTCTGGGCCTTCTGTGCTCCAGGTGCCAGGGCTGAGGAGCCTGGGGCCAGCTTCTCCCATCCTGGCAGCGTGGGCCTGGATAAGAATACAGTGCACGACCAAGA GCATATCATGGAGCATCTAGAAGGTGTCATCAACAAACCAGAGGCGGAGATGTCCCCACAAGAACTGCAGCTCCATTATTTCAAAATGCATGATTATGATGGCAATAATTTGCTTGATGGCCTGGAGCTGTCCACAGCCATCACTCACGTCCATAAGGAG GAAGCGAATGAACAGGCACCACCAATGAGTGAAGCCGAACTGATTAATCTAATAGATGGTGTTTTGAGAGACGATGACAAAAACAATGATGGATACATTGACTATGCGGAATTTGCAAAATCACTGCAGTAG